In the Larimichthys crocea isolate SSNF chromosome XXI, L_crocea_2.0, whole genome shotgun sequence genome, one interval contains:
- the edc3 gene encoding enhancer of mRNA-decapping protein 3 — translation MAADWLGSLVSINCGPTLGVYQGEVVSVDQSSQTISLRQPFHNGVKCPVPEVTFSAIDIKELKILDIRNGNARNSSTKSAPVAVPKSDPRSVDKLNSPQHCSKSYGERHLDVPGQPKAFRRRHNSWSSSSRGVNQVTPKKNGVKNGQMKHRDDECFGDGMDDGLDTDFDFEGNLALFDKAAVFSEIDISERRNGARSRGTPQEQTPSRYRHDENILEAKPIVYRQITVPQPGAKEYCTDSGLVVPSISYELHKRLLSIAERHGLSLERRLEMTGVCASQMALTLLGGPNRFTPKNLHQRPTVALLCGPHVQGAQGISCGRHLANHEVEVILFLPNFVKMLDSVTSELTLFNKTGGKQVSSIKDLPDTPVDLIINCLDCHENTFLMDQPWYRAAADWANQNRAPVLSIDPPGSGQGQAVEAKWSLSLCLPLPLAEGAGRVYLCDIGIPRQVFQEVGIKYLSPFGCKFVIPLHSA, via the exons ATGGCTGCGGATTGGTTGGGTAGTTTGGTGTCAATTAACTGTGGGCCAACACTGGGAGTCTATCAAGGAGAGGTGGTGTCTGTGGACCAGTCCAGCCAGACCATCTCCCTAAGACAACCTTTCCACAACGGAGTCAAGTGCCCCGTCCCCGAGGTCACATTCAG tgcCATTGATATAAAGGAGCTGAAGATTTTAGATATCAGAAATGGCAATGCGAGGAACAGCTCTACAAAGAGTGCTCCAGTTGCAGTCCCAAAGTCTGATCCCAGGTCtgtggacaaactaaactctccTCAGCACTGCTCGAAAAGCTACGGAGAACGTCACCTGGATGTACCCGGCCAGCCGAAAGCATTTCGTCGAAGACACAACTCCT GGTCGTCTAGTAGTCGAGGGGTGAACCAAGTGACACCGAAAAAGAACGGGGTGAAGAACGGTCAGATGAAGCACCGAGATGATGAGTGTTTTGGGGATGGCATGGACGACGGGCTGGATACAGACTTTGATTTTGAAGGAAACTTGGCTCTTTTTGACAAAGCGGCAGTTTTCTCAGAAATCGACATATCGGAACGCCGTAACGGTGCGAGGTCACGCGGGACGCCTCAAGAGCAGACACCCTCACGGTACCGCCATGATGAAAACATCCTGGAAGCCAAACCTATTGTGTACAGACAGATTACTGTACCGCAGCCAGGGGCCAAAGAGTACTGCACTG ACTCTGGGCTTGTTGTACCCAGTATATCCTATGAACTCCACAAGCGTCTGTTGTCAATCGCTGAGCGTCATGGTCTCTCACTGGAGCGAAGACTTGAGATGACTGGAGTGTGTGCCAGTCAGATGGCACTTACACTGCTGGGTGGGCCCAACAG ATTCACTCCGAAAAATTTACACCAACGTCCCACAGTGGCTTTGCTGTGTGGCCCTCATGTTCAGGGAGCTCAGGGCATCAGTTGTGGTCGTCACCTGGCCAATCATGAAGTGGAGGTCATCCTATTTCTGCCCAATTTTGTCAAGATGCTCGACTCGGTCACCAGTGAGCTCACGCTCTTCAATAAGACCGGTGGCAAACAGGTGTCAAGTATCAAAG ACCTTCCAGACACTCCAGTGGATCTAATCATTAACTGCCTGGATTGCCACGAGAACACATTCCTGATGGATCAGCCTTGGTacagagcagctgcagactGGGCTAACCAGAACCGAGCGCCAGTGCTCAGCATAGACCCTCCCGGTAGTGGACAGGGCCAGGCAGTGGAGGCCAAGTGgtccctctctctttgcctcccCCTTCCTCTAGCTGAGGGGGCTGGCAGGGTTTACCTGTGTGACATAGGTATTCCTCGCCAGGTGTTCCAGGAAGTGGGAATCAAGTACCTTTCTCCTTTTGGCTGCAAATTTGTCATCCCCTTGCACTCTGCATAA